The following proteins come from a genomic window of Melospiza georgiana isolate bMelGeo1 chromosome 3, bMelGeo1.pri, whole genome shotgun sequence:
- the SGK1 gene encoding serine/threonine-protein kinase Sgk1 isoform X2 produces the protein MSAALDSASIKGSAGAPAGLAALAASLLPAGRPARKGSYSGLQQRPGAGAQAQPPRRRAAPGVPTGSKMRGKEEKSSLKAFMKQRRMGLNDFIQKIATNSYACKHPEVQSILKISQPQEPELMNANPSPPPSPSQQINLGPSSNPHAKPSDFHFLKVIGKGSFGKVLLARHKAEEQFYAVKVLQKKAILKKKEEKHIMSERNVLLKNVKHPFLVGLHFSFQTADKLYFVLDYINGGELFYHLQRERCFLEPRARFYAAEIASALGYLHSLNIVYRDLKPENILLDSQGHIVLTDFGLCKENIEHNGTTSTFCGTPEYLAPEVLHKQPYDRTVDWWCLGAVLYEMLYGLPPFYSRNTAEMYDNILNKPLQLKPNITNSARHLLEGLLQKDRTKRLGAKEDFMEIKNHIFFSPINWDDLINKKITPPFNPNVSGPSDLRHFDPEFTDEPVPNSIGQSPDSILITASVKEAAEAFLGFSYAPPVDSFL, from the exons ATGTCAGCCGCCCTCGATAGCGCGTCCATAAAGGGGTCAGCGGGAGCGCCGGCCGGCCTCGCCGCCCTCGCcgcctccctcctgcctgcgGGCCGCCCGGCCAGGAAGGGGAGTTATTCGGGATTGCAGCAGCGGCCGGGAGCGGgagcccaggcacagcctccgcgccgccgcgccgcgcccgGGGTCCCGACAGGCAGCAAGATGAGGGGCAAAGAGGAGAAGTCGTCCCTGAAAG CTTTTATGAAGCAGAGAAGAATGGGACTAAACGATTTCATTCAGAAGATAGCCACCAACTCCTATGCATGCAAGCA CCCTGAAGTTCAGTCTATCTTGAAAATCTCTCAGCCTCAAGAGCCTGAACTTATGAATGCTAATCCTTCTCCTCCG ccCAGTCCTTCACAGCAGATCAATCTCGGCCCATCATCCAACCCACATGCCAAACCATCAGACTTTCATTTCTTAAAAGTGATTGGAAAAGGCAGTTTTGGGAAG GTCCTCCTTGCACGGCATAAGGCAGAAGAGCAGTTCTACGCTGTTAAAGTCCTGCAGAAAAAGGCAATCCTGAAGAAGAAGGAG GAGAAGCACATTATGTCAGAACGCAATGTCTTGCTGAAAAATGTGAAACACCCCTTCCTGGTCGGGCTTCACTTTTCCTTCCAGACTGCAGACAAATTGTATTTTGTCCTGGATTACATCAATGGTGGAGAG TTGTTCTACCATCTCCAGAGGGAGCGTTGCTTCCTGGAGCCGAGAGCCCGATTTTATGCTGCTGAAATTGCCAGTGCACTGGGCTATCTGCACTCCCTGAACATCGTTTATCG AGACTTGAAGCCAGAGAACATCCTGCTTGATTCACAGGGGCACATTGTCTTGACTGACTTTGGACTCTGCAAAGAAAACATAGAGCACAATGGCACAACCTCCACCTTCTGTGGCACACCAGAG TATCTTGCTCCTGAAGTTCTCCATAAGCAGCCCTATGACCGGACTGTGGACTGGTGGTGCCTTGGAGCAGTCCTGTATGAGATGCTTTATGGCTTG CCGCCCTTCTACAGCCGAAACACCGCAGAAATGTACGACAATATCTTGAACAAACCCTTGCAGCTGAAGCCAAATATCACTAACTCAGCTAGACATCTCCTGGAAGGCCTCTTGCAGAAGGACAGGACAAAGAGACTTGGTGCCAAGGAGGACTTT ATGGAGATTAAGAATCACATCTTCTTCTCCCCAATTAACTGGGATGATCTCATTAATAAGAAGATTACACCCCCTTTTAACCCAAATGTG AGCGGCCCCAGTGACCTGCGACACTTTGATCCGGAGTTTACAGATGAGCCAGTCCCTAACTCCATTGGCCAGTCCCCAGACAGCATCCTCATCACTGCCAGCGTCAAAGAAGCCGCTGAGGCTTTTTTGGGCTTCTCATATGCCCCACCCGTGGACTCTTTCTTGTGA
- the SGK1 gene encoding serine/threonine-protein kinase Sgk1 isoform X3: MTVKAAEASGPTLTYSKMRGMVAILIAFMKQRRMGLNDFIQKIATNSYACKHPEVQSILKISQPQEPELMNANPSPPPSPSQQINLGPSSNPHAKPSDFHFLKVIGKGSFGKVLLARHKAEEQFYAVKVLQKKAILKKKEEKHIMSERNVLLKNVKHPFLVGLHFSFQTADKLYFVLDYINGGELFYHLQRERCFLEPRARFYAAEIASALGYLHSLNIVYRDLKPENILLDSQGHIVLTDFGLCKENIEHNGTTSTFCGTPEYLAPEVLHKQPYDRTVDWWCLGAVLYEMLYGLPPFYSRNTAEMYDNILNKPLQLKPNITNSARHLLEGLLQKDRTKRLGAKEDFMEIKNHIFFSPINWDDLINKKITPPFNPNVSGPSDLRHFDPEFTDEPVPNSIGQSPDSILITASVKEAAEAFLGFSYAPPVDSFL, encoded by the exons ATGACCGTGAAAGCAGCTGAGGCGTCTGGTCCTACCTTGACTTACTCGAAGATGAGAGGGATGGTGGCCATCCTCATCG CTTTTATGAAGCAGAGAAGAATGGGACTAAACGATTTCATTCAGAAGATAGCCACCAACTCCTATGCATGCAAGCA CCCTGAAGTTCAGTCTATCTTGAAAATCTCTCAGCCTCAAGAGCCTGAACTTATGAATGCTAATCCTTCTCCTCCG ccCAGTCCTTCACAGCAGATCAATCTCGGCCCATCATCCAACCCACATGCCAAACCATCAGACTTTCATTTCTTAAAAGTGATTGGAAAAGGCAGTTTTGGGAAG GTCCTCCTTGCACGGCATAAGGCAGAAGAGCAGTTCTACGCTGTTAAAGTCCTGCAGAAAAAGGCAATCCTGAAGAAGAAGGAG GAGAAGCACATTATGTCAGAACGCAATGTCTTGCTGAAAAATGTGAAACACCCCTTCCTGGTCGGGCTTCACTTTTCCTTCCAGACTGCAGACAAATTGTATTTTGTCCTGGATTACATCAATGGTGGAGAG TTGTTCTACCATCTCCAGAGGGAGCGTTGCTTCCTGGAGCCGAGAGCCCGATTTTATGCTGCTGAAATTGCCAGTGCACTGGGCTATCTGCACTCCCTGAACATCGTTTATCG AGACTTGAAGCCAGAGAACATCCTGCTTGATTCACAGGGGCACATTGTCTTGACTGACTTTGGACTCTGCAAAGAAAACATAGAGCACAATGGCACAACCTCCACCTTCTGTGGCACACCAGAG TATCTTGCTCCTGAAGTTCTCCATAAGCAGCCCTATGACCGGACTGTGGACTGGTGGTGCCTTGGAGCAGTCCTGTATGAGATGCTTTATGGCTTG CCGCCCTTCTACAGCCGAAACACCGCAGAAATGTACGACAATATCTTGAACAAACCCTTGCAGCTGAAGCCAAATATCACTAACTCAGCTAGACATCTCCTGGAAGGCCTCTTGCAGAAGGACAGGACAAAGAGACTTGGTGCCAAGGAGGACTTT ATGGAGATTAAGAATCACATCTTCTTCTCCCCAATTAACTGGGATGATCTCATTAATAAGAAGATTACACCCCCTTTTAACCCAAATGTG AGCGGCCCCAGTGACCTGCGACACTTTGATCCGGAGTTTACAGATGAGCCAGTCCCTAACTCCATTGGCCAGTCCCCAGACAGCATCCTCATCACTGCCAGCGTCAAAGAAGCCGCTGAGGCTTTTTTGGGCTTCTCATATGCCCCACCCGTGGACTCTTTCTTGTGA